One genomic window of Micromonospora sp. WMMD1128 includes the following:
- a CDS encoding MFS transporter, which translates to MRENLGPDFGRLWSAYAVSTYGTWLAFGAFPLLAVQVLHSSAFAVSLLEAAGLAVAALVALPLGPWVEHRRKRPVMIAMDVVRFAAMVSVPVAYGLGLLSYGQLLVVAVVTGTAGIAFTAASGAYLKHLVRGDHLVVANGRFEGTSWVAIAAGPPLGGALVGLLGPVVTVTADAVSYLLSALAVRRIRGDDVAAPWAGGSRAAALAAGWRFIRYDPVLRRLFLNAALVGGLITATVPLLAVLLLGEYGFPAWQYGLAFGVPALGGFVGARLCPRLVRRYGPHRVLTGSGWLRSIFPLGLALVGPGLAGLLTVIVVEALLITCMGVFNPIHAAERLRRTPPDRVARVLSAWSVGSRLTQAASTLVWGVLATVIGPLAAIVVSGVCLLATPLLLPGAALMRSQSIGQTRVELPIRRVQRRSTGAPARMARGISATSSTRSSSRSRSSAGAGE; encoded by the coding sequence ATGCGCGAGAATCTGGGCCCCGACTTCGGCCGGCTGTGGTCGGCGTACGCGGTCAGCACGTATGGCACGTGGCTCGCCTTCGGGGCGTTTCCGCTGCTCGCGGTGCAGGTGCTGCACTCGTCGGCGTTCGCGGTGTCGCTGCTGGAGGCGGCCGGGCTGGCCGTCGCGGCGCTCGTCGCGCTCCCGCTCGGCCCGTGGGTCGAGCACCGACGCAAGCGCCCCGTGATGATCGCCATGGACGTGGTCCGGTTCGCCGCCATGGTGAGCGTGCCGGTCGCGTACGGCCTGGGTCTTCTCTCCTACGGGCAGTTGCTCGTCGTCGCGGTGGTGACCGGGACGGCGGGCATCGCCTTCACGGCGGCGTCCGGCGCGTACCTGAAGCATCTGGTCCGCGGCGACCACCTGGTGGTGGCGAACGGACGGTTCGAGGGCACGAGCTGGGTGGCGATCGCGGCCGGTCCGCCGCTCGGCGGCGCCCTTGTCGGGCTGCTCGGTCCGGTCGTCACCGTCACCGCCGACGCGGTGAGCTACCTGCTGTCCGCGCTGGCGGTCCGCCGCATCCGCGGCGACGACGTCGCGGCGCCGTGGGCCGGCGGGTCGCGCGCCGCCGCGCTGGCCGCCGGCTGGCGGTTCATCCGGTACGACCCGGTGCTGCGGCGGCTCTTCCTCAACGCGGCGCTGGTCGGCGGCCTGATCACGGCCACCGTGCCACTGCTGGCTGTGCTGCTGCTCGGCGAGTACGGCTTCCCGGCCTGGCAGTACGGTCTCGCCTTCGGGGTGCCGGCGCTCGGCGGCTTCGTGGGCGCCCGGCTCTGCCCCCGTCTGGTGCGGCGGTACGGGCCGCACCGGGTGCTGACCGGGTCCGGCTGGCTGCGCTCGATCTTCCCGCTCGGTCTCGCGTTGGTCGGGCCGGGCCTCGCCGGGCTGCTCACGGTGATCGTCGTGGAGGCCCTGCTGATCACGTGCATGGGGGTGTTCAACCCGATCCACGCCGCCGAACGCCTGCGGCGCACTCCCCCGGACCGGGTCGCCCGGGTGCTGAGCGCGTGGAGTGTCGGCAGCCGGCTGACGCAGGCCGCGTCGACGCTGGTGTGGGGTGTGCTGGCCACGGTCATCGGCCCGCTGGCCGCGATCGTCGTCTCCGGTGTGTGTCTGCTCGCCACCCCGCTCCTGCTGCCCGGCGCGGCGCTCATGCGGTCGCAGAGCATCGGTCAGACCCGGGTCGAGCTGCCGATCCGGAGGGTTCAGCGGCGCTCCACCGGGGCTCCGGCGCGGATGGCGCGCGGGATCTCCGCCACCTCGTCGACGCGGTCCAGCAGCCGGTCCAGGTCGTCGGCGGGCGCGGGTGAATGA
- a CDS encoding winged helix DNA-binding domain-containing protein produces the protein MVDRRQVMSFRVRAQQLDRAKGALDDTTVLDLGVQDTGPDGGRWALALRGVDVSAPADDELVVLWTVRGAPHLYRRADVDRVAAAVEPFSYADAAKRIYDAAKPLRAAGIGILDALDEVAAGMRSIVTEPTVKGDVSGRLATMLPEPYLRFCRPCGVTHIYEMPFRLAAVRAGLELAPGTSPPVLRRIPRFRRAAAPGERFDLVRAYLRLLGPATPKHVADYLDAPVRDVKARWPQDVVEVTVDGETRWLLAADEAALASAGSTGVRLLGPFDLFLQAKDRATLAPDAARAKELWPVLGRPGAVLIDGDLVGAWRPRKSGTRLTVTVQPWQKLPDSRRRAVVEQAERLAAHRSATLAGVEFADSR, from the coding sequence ATGGTGGACCGTCGGCAGGTGATGAGCTTCCGCGTCCGGGCCCAGCAGCTCGACCGCGCCAAGGGTGCGCTTGACGACACGACCGTGCTCGACCTCGGGGTGCAGGACACCGGCCCCGACGGCGGCCGGTGGGCGCTGGCTTTGCGCGGGGTCGACGTCTCCGCGCCGGCCGACGACGAGCTGGTCGTGCTGTGGACCGTGCGCGGCGCCCCCCATCTCTACCGCCGTGCCGACGTCGACCGGGTGGCAGCCGCGGTGGAGCCGTTCTCGTACGCCGACGCGGCCAAGCGCATCTACGACGCGGCCAAGCCGTTGCGGGCGGCCGGCATCGGGATCCTCGACGCGCTCGACGAGGTGGCCGCCGGCATGCGGTCGATCGTCACCGAGCCGACGGTCAAGGGTGACGTCTCGGGCCGTCTCGCCACGATGCTGCCCGAGCCCTACCTGCGCTTCTGCCGGCCGTGCGGTGTCACCCACATCTACGAGATGCCGTTCCGGCTGGCCGCCGTGCGCGCCGGGTTGGAGCTGGCGCCCGGCACCTCGCCGCCGGTCCTGCGCCGCATTCCGCGGTTCCGTCGGGCGGCGGCCCCGGGCGAGCGATTCGACCTGGTCCGCGCCTACCTCCGGCTGCTCGGCCCGGCCACGCCGAAGCACGTGGCCGACTACCTCGACGCCCCGGTCAGGGACGTGAAGGCCCGCTGGCCGCAGGACGTGGTGGAGGTGACCGTCGACGGCGAGACCCGCTGGCTCCTGGCCGCCGACGAGGCGGCGTTGGCGTCGGCCGGGAGCACCGGGGTCCGCCTGCTCGGCCCGTTCGACCTGTTCCTCCAGGCGAAGGACCGGGCGACGCTGGCGCCGGACGCGGCCCGGGCCAAGGAGTTGTGGCCGGTGCTCGGCCGACCGGGCGCGGTGTTGATCGACGGCGACCTGGTCGGCGCCTGGCGTCCCCGCAAGTCCGGCACCCGCCTGACGGTCACCGTCCAGCCGTGGCAGAAGCTCCCCGACAGCCGCCGCCGGGCCGTCGTCGAGCAGGCCGAACGCCTCGCCGCGCACCGCTCGGCCACCCTCGCGGGCGTCGAGTTCGCCGACTCCCGCTGA
- a CDS encoding OsmC family protein produces the protein MGEFEVVVGAGSYRSGAAETVRFPHRWTAEGVTVTADFTGAHLLHVAAAGCVLNDVYREAGEMGIRVDGVRVTAAGGFDTTTWASTGITYHVELHSPAPADDLDRLLDRVDEVAEIPRAIRAGAPVERR, from the coding sequence GTGGGCGAGTTCGAAGTGGTGGTCGGCGCCGGCTCGTACCGGTCGGGTGCCGCCGAAACGGTCCGGTTCCCCCACCGGTGGACGGCGGAGGGCGTGACGGTCACCGCCGACTTCACCGGGGCCCACCTCCTGCACGTCGCGGCGGCGGGCTGCGTGCTCAACGACGTGTACCGCGAGGCGGGCGAGATGGGCATCCGCGTCGACGGGGTGCGCGTCACGGCCGCGGGGGGCTTCGACACGACGACCTGGGCGTCCACCGGCATCACCTACCACGTCGAGCTTCATTCACCCGCGCCCGCCGACGACCTGGACCGGCTGCTGGACCGCGTCGACGAGGTGGCGGAGATCCCGCGCGCCATCCGCGCCGGAGCCCCGGTGGAGCGCCGCTGA
- a CDS encoding spermidine synthase, with protein MGVRFEELAWRETPIGEISLRRRHDPALHADVYEVKLGDEYLMSSAFPVAEIELARLGLAPLTGESLDVVVGGLGLGYTARTALEDSRVRSLLVVEAIEDVIDWHRQDLLPFAAGLAGDPRTRFVRADFFAAVADGGFDPDEPGRRFHAVLLDVDHSPRHVLHPGHASFYTVEGLRRLAALLHPDGVFALWSNDPPDPEFQRTLTEVFPTSVAHVVRFPNPLQGREAANTVYVARR; from the coding sequence GTGGGCGTGCGTTTCGAGGAACTGGCCTGGCGGGAGACGCCGATCGGGGAGATCAGCCTGCGCCGCCGACACGACCCGGCACTGCACGCCGACGTGTACGAGGTGAAGCTCGGCGACGAATACCTCATGTCCAGCGCCTTCCCGGTGGCGGAGATCGAGCTGGCCCGGCTCGGGCTGGCCCCGCTCACCGGGGAGTCGCTCGACGTGGTGGTCGGCGGGCTCGGCCTCGGCTACACCGCGCGCACCGCGCTCGAGGACTCCCGGGTGCGCTCGCTGCTGGTGGTCGAGGCGATCGAGGACGTGATCGACTGGCACCGGCAGGACCTGCTGCCGTTCGCCGCCGGCCTGGCGGGGGACCCGCGTACCCGCTTCGTCCGGGCGGACTTCTTCGCCGCGGTCGCCGACGGCGGCTTCGACCCGGACGAGCCCGGGCGGCGGTTCCACGCGGTGCTGCTCGACGTGGACCACTCCCCCCGCCACGTGCTGCACCCCGGCCACGCCTCGTTCTACACGGTCGAGGGGCTGCGTCGGCTGGCCGCGCTGCTGCACCCGGACGGGGTGTTCGCGCTCTGGTCGAACGACCCGCCGGACCCGGAGTTCCAGCGCACGCTGACCGAGGTGTTCCCGACCTCGGTGGCGCACGTCGTCCGGTTTCCCAACCCGTTGCAGGGGCGGGAGGCGGCGAACACCGTCTACGTGGCGCGACGTTGA
- a CDS encoding YdeI/OmpD-associated family protein, with the protein MPSPELDELVVADAEELRAWLSAHHATSPGVWLALTRKGGTVTTLTWQQAVDEALCFGWIDGQARRRDQESSWIRFTPRRPRSGWSQRNVAHVARLEAAGRMQPAGRAVVEAAKADGRWAAAYAPSSEAEVPADLLAAIAADPAAQAMFDVLTRTNRFALAHRLNAVKRAETRERKIGEFVAMLARHETLHPQKARPSATP; encoded by the coding sequence ATGCCGAGCCCCGAGCTGGACGAGTTGGTCGTCGCGGACGCCGAGGAGCTGCGCGCCTGGTTGTCGGCCCACCACGCCACCTCGCCCGGCGTGTGGCTGGCCCTGACCAGAAAGGGCGGCACCGTGACGACGCTGACCTGGCAGCAGGCGGTCGACGAGGCGTTGTGCTTCGGCTGGATCGACGGGCAGGCCCGCCGGCGGGATCAGGAAAGCTCCTGGATCCGGTTCACCCCGCGCCGGCCCCGCAGCGGGTGGTCGCAACGCAACGTCGCGCACGTGGCGCGGCTGGAGGCGGCCGGGCGGATGCAGCCGGCGGGCCGCGCCGTGGTGGAGGCCGCGAAGGCGGACGGGCGTTGGGCCGCCGCCTACGCCCCGTCGTCGGAGGCCGAGGTGCCGGCCGATCTGCTCGCCGCGATCGCCGCCGATCCCGCTGCCCAGGCCATGTTCGACGTGCTCACCAGGACCAACCGGTTCGCTCTCGCCCACCGGCTCAACGCTGTGAAGCGGGCGGAGACCCGGGAGCGGAAGATCGGCGAGTTCGTCGCCATGCTGGCCCGCCACGAGACCCTCCACCCGCAGAAGGCCAGGCCCTCCGCCACGCCCTGA
- a CDS encoding RNA polymerase subunit sigma-70 yields MAGDPTKHEAYRGDLLAHCYRMLGSVDEAEDVVQETLVRAWRAADRYDPRQASLRTWLHRIATNACLTALAGRARRPLPSGLGPPGDDPHAPLVPSRHVSWLQPFPDTRLGDPADAAEQRAGLRLALVAALQLLPARQRAVLLLREVLQLPATEVAQALGSSVASVNSSLQRARASLRAAGPVLDEWREPADPDEQATVERYLTAFEAADVPGLTRLLADDVVLEMPPVPLWLAGRTHYREFMARVFAMRGDGWRLRAVAANGSPALAAYAPDPATGGGRAHSVQVFTVRDGLIRRCVTFADPSVFGLFELPHTVDAHLAV; encoded by the coding sequence GTGGCGGGGGACCCGACGAAGCACGAGGCGTACCGCGGCGATCTGCTGGCGCACTGCTACCGGATGCTCGGCTCCGTCGACGAGGCCGAGGACGTGGTGCAGGAGACGCTGGTGCGGGCCTGGCGGGCCGCCGACAGGTACGACCCGCGGCAGGCGTCGCTGCGCACCTGGCTGCACCGGATCGCCACGAACGCCTGCCTCACCGCCCTGGCGGGGCGGGCCCGGCGGCCGTTGCCGAGCGGCCTCGGCCCGCCCGGCGACGACCCGCACGCGCCGCTGGTGCCGAGCCGGCACGTCTCCTGGTTGCAGCCGTTCCCGGACACCCGGCTCGGTGACCCGGCCGACGCCGCCGAGCAGCGCGCCGGACTGCGGCTCGCCCTGGTCGCGGCGCTGCAACTGCTGCCGGCGCGGCAACGGGCCGTGCTGCTGCTGCGCGAGGTGCTCCAACTGCCCGCCACCGAGGTGGCGCAGGCCCTGGGCAGCAGCGTCGCCTCGGTGAACAGCAGCCTGCAACGCGCCCGGGCGAGCCTGCGGGCCGCCGGGCCGGTCCTCGACGAGTGGCGCGAGCCCGCCGACCCGGACGAGCAGGCGACGGTCGAGCGTTACCTGACCGCGTTCGAGGCGGCCGACGTGCCCGGCCTGACCCGGCTGCTCGCCGACGACGTGGTGCTGGAGATGCCTCCGGTGCCGCTCTGGCTCGCCGGCCGGACGCACTACCGCGAGTTCATGGCGCGGGTCTTCGCCATGCGCGGCGACGGTTGGCGGCTGCGAGCGGTGGCGGCCAACGGCAGTCCGGCCCTGGCCGCGTACGCGCCGGACCCGGCGACCGGTGGCGGCCGGGCCCACTCCGTCCAGGTGTTCACGGTGCGGGACGGCCTGATCCGGCGCTGCGTGACGTTCGCCGATCCGTCCGTGTTCGGCCTGTTCGAGTTGCCGCACACGGTCGACGCCCACCTCGCCGTGTGA
- a CDS encoding class I SAM-dependent methyltransferase, translating into MRTEQVRRAYAAVANQYIALFGTSEQVHADDRAFIRRHLGGRTGTVLDLGCGPGHLTDFLRAQGVDAIGFDLVGEFIAHARASHPDGCYVLGSMARLAVADHAAAGILAWGSVIHLPPDDLDAVLAEFRRVVAPGGTVVLGIFVGDEVAAFDHKVVTAYRWPVDEFSERLARAGFSEVERVHRPGDGVRRPHAAVAATRTAG; encoded by the coding sequence ATGAGGACCGAGCAGGTGCGCCGGGCGTACGCCGCCGTCGCGAACCAGTACATCGCGTTGTTCGGCACGAGTGAGCAGGTCCACGCCGACGACCGGGCCTTCATCCGACGTCACCTCGGCGGCCGGACCGGCACGGTGCTCGACCTGGGCTGCGGACCCGGCCACCTCACCGACTTCCTCCGCGCGCAGGGCGTCGACGCGATCGGCTTCGACCTCGTCGGCGAGTTCATCGCCCACGCGCGGGCCAGCCACCCGGACGGTTGCTACGTGCTCGGCTCGATGGCGCGCCTCGCCGTCGCCGACCACGCCGCCGCCGGCATCCTGGCCTGGGGGTCGGTGATCCACCTGCCGCCCGACGACCTCGACGCGGTGCTCGCCGAGTTCCGTCGGGTCGTGGCGCCCGGCGGCACGGTGGTGCTGGGCATCTTCGTCGGCGACGAGGTCGCCGCGTTCGACCACAAGGTCGTCACCGCCTACCGCTGGCCGGTCGACGAGTTCTCCGAACGGCTGGCCCGAGCCGGCTTCAGCGAGGTGGAACGGGTGCACCGGCCCGGCGACGGCGTCCGCCGGCCGCACGCCGCCGTCGCGGCGACGCGGACCGCCGGCTGA
- a CDS encoding LysR family transcriptional regulator produces the protein MDTEALRSFVRAAELGQLRHAADELGVTQQAVSKRVAALERELAVRLFTRTARGVELTLDGQAFLAHARDVVATADRAVAAVRSGSRALRIDVLGLRSAQAVILHDYWRSRPGVDLDVVTFRVDDPHLVAAAVRAGDLDAAFRTVTDPATLPPGVRMVHAFDNPLELLVGPRHPLAAARTLSPPDLRKLRIWVPGIVPRSEWSEFYDEVATAFDLRIDATGPNFGVEVLLDALADTADLATFVGARDRHLWPAGHDLRRIPIINPTLAYPISLMLAATAPHPALGPLVDHLAGLPPPPGPVWRPSWPRLSPAAASR, from the coding sequence GTGGACACCGAGGCACTGCGATCGTTCGTCCGGGCGGCCGAGCTGGGGCAGCTGCGACACGCCGCCGACGAACTGGGCGTCACCCAGCAGGCCGTCTCGAAACGGGTCGCCGCCCTGGAGCGGGAACTGGCGGTCCGCCTGTTCACCCGTACCGCCCGAGGGGTCGAGCTGACGCTCGACGGCCAGGCGTTCCTCGCGCACGCCCGGGACGTCGTCGCGACCGCGGACCGGGCCGTCGCCGCGGTCCGGTCCGGCTCGCGGGCGCTGCGGATCGACGTGCTCGGCCTGCGCAGCGCGCAGGCCGTCATCCTGCACGACTACTGGCGGTCGCGACCCGGCGTCGACCTCGACGTGGTGACGTTCCGGGTCGACGACCCGCACCTGGTCGCCGCCGCCGTCCGGGCCGGCGACCTCGACGCCGCCTTCCGGACCGTCACCGACCCGGCGACGCTGCCGCCCGGCGTACGGATGGTCCACGCCTTCGACAACCCGCTGGAACTCCTCGTCGGCCCCCGGCACCCGCTCGCCGCCGCTCGCACCCTCAGCCCGCCCGACCTGCGCAAGCTCCGGATCTGGGTGCCGGGCATCGTCCCGCGCAGCGAATGGTCCGAGTTCTACGACGAAGTGGCCACCGCCTTCGACCTGCGCATCGACGCGACCGGCCCGAACTTCGGCGTCGAGGTGCTCCTCGACGCGCTGGCCGACACCGCCGACCTGGCCACCTTCGTCGGCGCGCGGGACCGCCACCTCTGGCCGGCCGGCCACGACCTGCGCCGCATCCCGATCATCAACCCGACGCTCGCGTACCCGATCTCGCTCATGCTGGCCGCGACCGCCCCGCACCCGGCGCTCGGGCCGCTCGTCGACCACCTCGCGGGCCTGCCGCCGCCGCCCGGTCCGGTGTGGCGCCCGTCCTGGCCGAGGCTCAGCCCGGCGGCGGCGTCGCGGTGA
- a CDS encoding class I SAM-dependent methyltransferase, with protein sequence MDSRAWDDRYANASGLVWTAEPNRFVVESVAGLSPGSALDMAAGEGRNAVWLAGQGWRVNAVDFSTVAVERGRELAAARGVAVDWRIADVTAYRPVPGSYDLVLISYLHLPGADFAGVLAAARSALRPGGTLVVVGHDLANLDGGTGGPQDPSVLLTPEAVVDGLAGLRIRRAETARRPVSTTDGGTVDALDTVVVANRPAG encoded by the coding sequence GTGGACAGTCGCGCCTGGGACGACAGGTACGCCAACGCATCCGGACTGGTGTGGACCGCTGAACCCAACCGCTTCGTGGTCGAGTCGGTCGCCGGTCTGAGTCCCGGCTCAGCGCTGGACATGGCCGCGGGCGAGGGGCGCAACGCGGTCTGGCTCGCCGGTCAGGGGTGGCGGGTCAACGCGGTGGACTTCTCGACCGTGGCCGTCGAGCGAGGGCGTGAGCTGGCCGCCGCGCGGGGCGTCGCGGTCGACTGGCGGATCGCCGACGTGACCGCGTACCGGCCGGTGCCGGGCAGCTACGACCTGGTGCTGATCAGCTACCTGCACCTGCCCGGCGCCGACTTCGCCGGCGTGCTCGCCGCGGCGCGCTCGGCGCTGCGTCCCGGCGGCACGCTCGTGGTCGTCGGCCACGACCTGGCGAACCTGGACGGCGGCACCGGCGGCCCGCAGGACCCGAGCGTGCTGCTCACCCCCGAGGCGGTGGTCGACGGGCTGGCCGGGCTGCGCATCCGGCGGGCGGAGACGGCCCGCCGACCGGTGTCGACCACGGACGGCGGCACGGTCGACGCGCTGGACACCGTGGTGGTGGCCAACCGCCCCGCCGGCTGA
- a CDS encoding dihydrofolate reductase family protein: MGDVIVIQFVTLDGVVSDPDGRGGTDHGGWAFRYGPEAVAGDKFRLGQRMERGVQLYGRRTWEHFAGLWPSRDGDYPRLMNAVPKRVATRTGIDATAWSNSAAIDGDPVAWAVDERTRRDVVVIGSLSLVRALACADVVDEYRLITFPTVLGRGDRLFADGPPADFRFTAAEPVGAATLTVLRRTR, translated from the coding sequence ATGGGCGACGTCATCGTCATTCAGTTCGTCACGCTTGACGGCGTGGTCTCCGACCCCGACGGGCGCGGCGGGACCGACCACGGCGGCTGGGCGTTCCGGTACGGGCCGGAGGCGGTCGCCGGTGACAAGTTCCGCCTCGGGCAGCGGATGGAGCGCGGCGTCCAGCTCTACGGCCGGCGGACCTGGGAGCACTTCGCCGGGCTCTGGCCGAGCCGGGACGGGGACTACCCCCGGCTGATGAACGCCGTGCCGAAGCGGGTGGCGACCCGCACCGGCATCGACGCGACCGCCTGGTCGAACTCGGCGGCGATCGACGGCGACCCGGTGGCCTGGGCCGTCGACGAGCGAACGCGCCGGGACGTGGTGGTGATCGGCAGCCTGAGCCTGGTGCGGGCGCTGGCCTGCGCCGACGTGGTCGACGAGTACCGGCTGATCACCTTCCCGACGGTCCTCGGCCGGGGTGACCGGCTCTTCGCCGACGGCCCGCCCGCCGACTTCCGGTTCACCGCGGCCGAACCGGTCGGCGCGGCCACCTTGACGGTCCTACGCCGCACCCGGTGA
- a CDS encoding class I SAM-dependent methyltransferase has protein sequence MDAPGWLDDTRISYDTVAASYAEMLRDALAEEPFQRGVLALFAELVRARGHGTVADVGCGPGRLTAHLHGLGLDAFGVDLSPRMIEMARRDHPGLRFEVGTMTRLDLADEALTGLLAWFSLIHVPDGEVPAVLGEFRRVLRPGGVVLLGFHAGDGSRLKTEGYGGHPMRVHVHRRPPERVAAWLDAAGFTVAAEMTHRPAPGVAGGFVFAHR, from the coding sequence ATGGACGCACCCGGCTGGCTCGACGACACCCGGATCTCCTACGACACGGTGGCGGCCAGCTACGCCGAGATGCTGCGCGACGCGCTCGCCGAGGAACCGTTCCAGCGCGGCGTCCTCGCGCTCTTCGCCGAGCTGGTGCGGGCGCGGGGGCATGGGACGGTCGCGGACGTCGGCTGCGGGCCGGGTCGACTCACCGCTCACCTGCACGGCCTCGGACTGGACGCGTTCGGCGTCGACCTGTCCCCGCGGATGATCGAGATGGCCCGGCGGGACCATCCGGGCCTGAGGTTCGAGGTCGGCACCATGACCCGCCTCGACCTGGCCGACGAGGCCCTGACCGGGCTGCTCGCCTGGTTCTCGCTGATCCATGTCCCGGACGGCGAGGTGCCGGCGGTGCTGGGCGAGTTCCGGCGCGTGCTGCGGCCCGGCGGCGTCGTGCTGCTCGGGTTCCACGCCGGCGACGGCAGCCGGCTCAAGACCGAGGGATACGGCGGTCACCCCATGCGCGTCCACGTGCACCGCCGCCCGCCGGAGCGGGTCGCGGCCTGGCTGGACGCCGCCGGGTTCACCGTGGCGGCGGAGATGACGCACCGCCCGGCCCCGGGTGTCGCGGGCGGGTTCGTCTTCGCCCACCGGTGA
- a CDS encoding sulfite exporter TauE/SafE family protein, protein MTALALTLVGAVLIGVSLGLLGGGGSILAVPLLVYVADLPAKEAIATSLLVVGATSAVGVLPHARAHRVRWRTGLVFGLAGMTGAYAGGRLAEFVPANVLLTAFALMMLATAAAMIRGRRPAAGRPVPHELPVFRVVLDGIVVGLVTGLVGAGGGFLVVPALALLGGLPMPVAVGTSLVVIAMKSLAGLAGYLSSVSIDWGLATAVTAAAIVGSLLGGRLAGRIPEDVLRRAFGWFVVVMGVFVLARQLPPVAGLGLAVLATAGTVTVAVWGRRRRDYCGQSRLGRQVRQRIRTGVDR, encoded by the coding sequence GTGACCGCCCTGGCGCTGACCCTGGTCGGCGCGGTGCTGATCGGGGTGAGCCTCGGCCTGCTCGGCGGCGGGGGGTCCATCCTCGCGGTGCCGCTGCTGGTCTACGTCGCCGACCTGCCCGCCAAGGAGGCCATCGCCACCTCGCTGCTCGTCGTCGGCGCCACCAGCGCCGTCGGCGTACTGCCGCACGCCCGCGCCCACCGGGTGCGCTGGCGCACCGGGCTGGTCTTCGGCCTGGCCGGGATGACCGGCGCGTACGCCGGCGGCCGGCTGGCCGAGTTCGTCCCGGCGAACGTCCTGCTCACCGCGTTCGCGCTGATGATGCTCGCCACGGCGGCGGCGATGATCCGCGGTCGCCGCCCGGCCGCGGGCCGGCCCGTGCCGCACGAGCTGCCGGTGTTCCGGGTCGTCCTCGACGGAATCGTCGTCGGCCTGGTCACCGGTCTCGTCGGCGCCGGCGGCGGCTTCCTGGTGGTGCCCGCCCTGGCGCTGCTCGGCGGCCTGCCGATGCCGGTGGCGGTCGGCACCTCGCTCGTCGTCATCGCGATGAAGTCCCTCGCCGGCCTGGCCGGCTACCTGTCCAGCGTCAGCATCGACTGGGGCCTGGCGACCGCCGTCACCGCCGCCGCGATCGTCGGCAGCCTGCTCGGCGGCCGGCTGGCCGGCCGGATCCCGGAGGACGTCCTGCGCCGCGCGTTCGGCTGGTTCGTCGTGGTGATGGGCGTGTTCGTGCTGGCCCGGCAGTTGCCGCCGGTCGCCGGACTCGGGCTGGCCGTTCTTGCCACGGCCGGTACGGTCACGGTGGCGGTGTGGGGCCGCCGAAGAAGGGATTACTGTGGACAGTCGCGCCTGGGACGACAGGTACGCCAACGCATCCGGACTGGTGTGGACCGCTGA